The following is a genomic window from Dioscorea cayenensis subsp. rotundata cultivar TDr96_F1 chromosome 10, TDr96_F1_v2_PseudoChromosome.rev07_lg8_w22 25.fasta, whole genome shotgun sequence.
aattaaaattatatatttactttttcaaaATCATATTTACATCAACAATCAtgtcatttatttcaaaataggaACCATTCCATgcaattttaaatattgatatgCTTAAAAGTGTGATATAAATTCAATTTGAATCACCAATCTTTGTTAcagaaatataattatatatcaaatttaaattttttttattaaactataattataattgagTCTTTCACCATGGTAGTATGGTACAAATGTGAAAATAGatgaataataaattataattgctTCCATgtcttaaaattaattaaatttataactcACTAACCTttgaaaatgtttatatatatatataaccgtaatttataaaaaaaaacataacaaaacagtTTAGAAATAGATATGTCTACAAATAACTGCACTATCAGTGACTTGACCCATGGAGGCCAAATAGAACTATACACATCAATCACAAGAAATAACATGGTCCACTAGACATGGAACGAAACAAAAGACAAACACTTAACCTCCAGGAATGGAAGCGATAGGCAATGCTAGCCCTCACTACTCATGAACATCAGGGGTTGTTTATCTCTCCCTTTTTAAGGTCTGTGAACTCCAGGCTTCTCTTGACTGTCTGTGCTAACTCCTGCGGTCTTTGTCTTTTTGTTCATAAGTTAAAAAAACCCaattcaaaaaaacataaaaactaaaaatattacaaacaaaaaaagtatcAAAATAAAGTGTCCCATGTTTTTTGGACCCCCACTAAGCTTGCTCCTCTAGAGCCCTAAACTATGATTCTCTTAATTGTATATTTTGAACTTTGGTTCCCTTACAAGCCCTTCATATGGATTTTAGATAAACTTACAAGGGTGtgtatggaaaaataaaataatttaattctataaatttatccaaaatatGTGTACATCAGTACATGCAAAACCGAAAACagtaaatgttttatatttagGTCCACAAGGGTTacgtataaaaattataatctaaAAGTACATAAGTTAATATTATATCCGGCCTTGagtaaaaaaaagataaaatttgaaaattcgGTTATTCCATGACTTCTAAATGAACGAAATGaagaacatatttatttttattttttaaatagataaattatatatattaatagtacaattttaaaaatacgggttaaacaaaagataaaaacgataaataataaaaaaataagttaaaaaaaaacccatagaTTCTAAGCTggtatttaaatcaaaacataaggTATTATCCCGCATCTGTTTGAATAAACAGAAATATATAaagtatttaaattttatttattaatacttGTTAAAACAATAAGTTTGTTTGGTAAAATGTGTATATTTTATCTGTTAACAGACGACAAAATCAATAAGTTTACATTAAGTAAACACAAGacaaaaaattagttattttgttttattaaaatttattcaacACGACAAAAACACAGTAAAATATCTTCGAAGAACGAAATACAAAGAGTAAAATACCACTAATGGCCTTAGAATATTGTCGGATCCtctgaattttcttttgttttaattcattttattcaGATTTAACCgtaaatattatatatctatatttatctaataattCAAATCGCCAAAACacatttaaattaatttggAAGTAGTTTTCGGCCAGTTAAATTTCTTCTAACCCAAAAAACTCAAAAcattttatatgatatatatacatatattaaatataatattttatagaatAAACGTTAAAAAAAATGTCTACTCATTTACTGATTTAcacacatcatatatatatatatatatatatatatatatatatatatatatatatatataatttagtgttggttttatttatttatttattaagctATTTGCCtatccataaataaaaaaaaatgaaagcattcaatttttataaatttttaaacgaAATAAATGCATTTCACTTAAAAACACTCATATAATGCTCAATTGAAATTCGTTGATACAATCAAagtaaataaactaaataaaaagccATACATATAACATATGAGGTTagaaatttcttttcaaatagagttagaaaaataaaattatatattttttttaacaaaattaatttaatcagaatttttaattaataataaactctAATTAATctcaaaaaaatgaattagttattaaatatattaatttaccCCAAAAAGGGTAAAAGTGTCAGAACAGTTAAAAAAACTCGTTTCATTACGCAGCCTAGCATCACACGCGTTTCACACGTGTCAACGACTGAACACTGAACAATTCATTCACTCGTGGGCCCCACACTAATAACCGTGGTTACACTGACCACGAGATGAGAATTCCAGTGTCCCGCACTCTGGTTTATCAGTCTCCGCAACCGCTGACGTGGCATCTTCTGATTGGTTTCACGAAACagctaatataatatatatatatatatatatctatgagAGGTGACGCAATGAAGTAACGCCATTCGAGTTATCAACAACGCATTGAAAGCGCATTTAATGAAAGGGACGACATGAGACTATGAGAGACTCTCTATATAAATGGGGCATGGAGCATCAATCCAAGCCCCGCAGTGAAAGAGCGAGTGAGAGAGAGACACCACTCTCTGCTACTACTGCTAGTGCTgctgttcttgttgttgttgttgttcttcttcttcttcttctcttcaggTAATGCCTTGAAAATCAATGTTTTTCTCGTCTTTGATCTTTTTAGATCTGTGGAAATTTATCCtctattctttttctcatttgatATAGTTCATCCAGTTTTggatgattagggttttgtttttagagGTTTTTTTGGTGATGCTTGCGTTGTTTGGAGATGTAGATGTTACGATCGGAGTGATCGGCGTGCGAGGGTGTTGCTTTCTTGACGATCTATGAAATCCAAGGCAATGGAGGTTTCGATCTggtatttttctatttttttgcttgGTTTTTTCCACTTTTTGCCCGCTTTGATGGTTTTGTTTCTGTGAATTAATGATCTGGTTCTGATGATCGACTTTTCTCTGGATTATTCTGATCGATGAttttgagcttatttttttggatttttcagAGTCGATCATTGTTCTTTCTCGGTCTTTTGATTTCTTGAAGATTGTTTTATTGATgcgtttttttttatttgttgatttggaatttgatttctgatttttttttttttgtggttctCGCctgtttttttaatctaataataaatttatagtttattttttttcttaaaaaaaatattttcgtaATTTTAGATGTGAAAGCAGATATAGTATGCAATcgttaaatattaaaaaaagcactttaaaaaaaaaattaaagtagcttttaaaaccatagaaaaggGTCAAAGATCAAATATAAATTCAgagtggaattttttttaattgtttttttaataataataaaataatagtttatttaataataagctGGGAGGAAAGTTTggacttttattttttactttaaaaacatattttcttgattgataataaatatttattataataattagtttaaaatatgaaatagaagttttgtttttatttaataaaccacaaatttattacattttttaatgataattttttaacttgatttaattaaattgaaataaataattgtaagaaaatttatattatttcagTTGATGgcttgatattttttaaaaatatatatatgttttgaattaaagTGAACAAATCacagttttattaaaaaatattttttaaaaatattgctaAAAAATACTAGTTAGTAATTATAATTGCTtgacaaattaaatttatttaattttttttaataaaaataaataaatcactattttattaaaaaaattattcaatcttttttgttttcatatatgtggatgattttcTTCGTTGATACTTGCTCTTACGTGCTCTCACTCAGAGGACgattttttaaagtaataaattttttaaaaaaatagcaatgtTGGAGCAGGCGGTTATCATGGGTCAATAAAATAGTACTTGACTTACTTTCATGGCTATATATCCGTGTTCTTTCACGGAGGTTCGTACGGCAAGCTTGCTTTTTGTATTCCGCTGTGTTTTGGCAGAGGCGGCGGGTGGCTAAGATGGATTGCATGAATTTAAACTAGAGCAAGTCACAAACTTGAACTCCCTCTTTGTGTCACCAATTTTGTCTCTTTTTGGATGTCGTGCCATTTGCTCAGACCCGTCTTAGTCATTCATAACAACCCACGTAGCTACCACTGTCAATGGCTATCTCTGTCTTTAGGCATTCTAATCTGTTAGACTCGTaggttattaaaaaaacttacatAAAAGGTTTAAAATTATGGGTGGTCTTGGAGTGATTGCATGCCCTGAGGAagaatatactttttttttcttctcttcttttgggtattttgaattaaatatgtttattaatttagttattAAGGGGTATAGATTTTTTGTCAATGTGATATACATTCAAGTGGTTAAAATGAGCAAATTTATTaatgtgaaatatatatttatatttaattaagataGATTTTTGAAGGACAATCCATGATTTTAAATATGtattggaaaatatattatattttgaattacactaatttatacaaaatttaaaacaaaatatacatGTTCTATTTTAGATgtcaaaaaatagaagatggTAGGCTTCGTTTTTATAGtttgtcatttttttcttttttgtatattcgtttgtgttctttttcactattttgttagctgttttttcttatttctggCGAggattttaatcttttattatcttCATGTCTGGTGTgtcttttttgttatatttttatgtaatttttttaaaaataaatttatgatttatttattttatttaaaaaaataaataaatagaagattGATTAAGTACGTAGTTAGCAAACAACCATGGCactgggaaaaaaaaatgtaagaacAATTACTATATGCGTAAAAATCCCATCAATACtccgttaaaaaaaaattctgtccTTTAGCAGCGTAGACGCTTAGTTGGCGGCCATAAAAGATCAGACGTAGTTGGAACTTTCTTCACTTCAATAGACACATTAGACAAGAGAACGGAGTTACCCTTAGCACCACGCAAGCTCTTTTTCTCTAGTCTCTGACAAAATGCATCAGCAATTACTCTTTTCTTCTCAGCCTTTAATCAAAGTTTTCCAAAACTAGGAAAGGCAAAGGAAAAGCATCCAACTCCCCAGCTCTGAATGACCCAAACCAACGATCGCCAGCCAAGAGCTTGAAGATAACAGCAGCAGGctcacaagaagaagaggaagaagaacaacaaagaaagcCAGGGATGATGATGAACAACCATAACCATAACTATAACCATGCCCAGcagcatcaaaagaaagaacaagaCATGACTGATGATCTCCCCTTCCCTCCAATAAGAAGGTCCTCATCATCCTTCTACTCCCTCACTATAGATGAGATTCAGAACGCTGTCTGTGAACCAGGCAAGCCCTTCGGCTCCATGAACATGGATGAGCTCATCGCCAGCATCTGGAACGCCGATGATTATCAACAGCTCTTGGCCACCTCCTCCGGTCCCGCTGCCGCTGGTATCCAGAGCCAGAACACTCTCGCAGTCCCGGCTTCTCTCTCTCGCAAGACTGTTGATGAGGTCTGGTCTGAGATCCACCGCAACGGAGAGCCATCTGACAACCTCAACCGGCCCAATTCTGCTAATAATCCTCCTCGCCAGCAAACACTCGGCGAGATGACACTCGAGGACTTCTTGATCAAAGCCGGGGTGGTTTGCGATCCTTTCAGAGCTCCGATGCAGCACTATGCAGTGGTGAGTTTCTCAACAGGGAGTTCTGAAGCTCATGGGGCTTATGGTGGAGGGATGATGGTTGGTGGTGAGAATGAGTGTAGTGGTGGTTTAGGCTCGCCAGCGAGCTCGGTGTCTCCAGATATGATGGCAGTTGAGCATTCAGAAGCTGATCAGAAGGTTTGGGGTTTGGGAGGCTGCAGGAAGAGGGCCGCTGATGATGCCGTTGCAGTTGAGAAGGTGGCCGAGAGGCGGCAGCGTCGCATGATCAAGAACCGGGAGTCAGCGGCCAGGTCTCGTGCTAGGAAGCAGGTGTGCTATAGCTAgctttttacttaattttttttttttttgtttttgttatatttgcCATGCATGTACTACTATTTGTTCATGAGATTTGAGAGTTGGGAATGGGAATGTAACGTAGGCCTACACTGTGGAACTGGAGCTAGAGCTCAATCAGCTCAAAGGGGAGAATGCAAGGCTGAGAGAAGAagaggtaattaattaattaacccccaaataattttttttttttttttttaaaaaaaaactatttctttccttctttgaGAAGATGCTTATATATGGTCCCACATATATGTACAATTGATAGTATAATTTGATGGTGTGACTGCTGACCACATGCATGATGCATTTTTGagttctttaatttcttttgtagCAACTAATGCTGGTGTTGTTGTTTGCAGAAGAGGTCGCTGGAACTCAAGAAGCAGCTGGTTAGtgttaacacacacacacacacacatatatatatatatcctgcACTAATATATAGTTTTAAAGCATGGATTTCACTGTTCTTCTTGTGTAAATTAACTCTTCAGGTTATTGAGATCATGGAGAATCAAGCGGAGAACAATGCAGCTAGGAAGAAGGACCGGACTCTGCGCCAGTGCAACAGTTGCCGTTGGTGATGCACTTGCTTTAGTCTTATGTTGCTGATATAGTTGATATGAAGACTTAATTAGGCTTTCAAAACCATTTGGTTGGGTTGGGAACTTGGGATGGTATACTCATTCATACCGTACTATTTAGAGTTGCTCTCATGCATCTGTCCATAGTTACCTTGTCTCCTGTGGAAATCGTTGCTTgttaattttagttaattagtatttatatctataaaaccctttgttttgtattaagcTCTACCAAGGGCTGTTCAAACTTAAATGAATGCATAATGATGTTAATTGTTGTGTTCCCTcgcctctctctttctctcttctatATTTGTTCAATGCTGGTAATCACTTCTCTTGATTGATGTACATCAGTCTGTGCTGAAATTTATAGAGACATCTTCAGTACCAttgacaatatttaaaataggaTTGATGTGTGCAAAGGCTAATTAACCTTCCAAACTTAGCAGTTTAATC
Proteins encoded in this region:
- the LOC120269997 gene encoding ABSCISIC ACID-INSENSITIVE 5-like protein 7 gives rise to the protein MKSKAMEVSIWKGKGKASNSPALNDPNQRSPAKSLKITAAGSQEEEEEEQQRKPGMMMNNHNHNYNHAQQHQKKEQDMTDDLPFPPIRRSSSSFYSLTIDEIQNAVCEPGKPFGSMNMDELIASIWNADDYQQLLATSSGPAAAGIQSQNTLAVPASLSRKTVDEVWSEIHRNGEPSDNLNRPNSANNPPRQQTLGEMTLEDFLIKAGVVCDPFRAPMQHYAVVSFSTGSSEAHGAYGGGMMVGGENECSGGLGSPASSVSPDMMAVEHSEADQKVWGLGGCRKRAADDAVAVEKVAERRQRRMIKNRESAARSRARKQAYTVELELELNQLKGENARLREEEKRSLELKKQLVIEIMENQAENNAARKKDRTLRQCNSCRW